One Tamlana carrageenivorans genomic region harbors:
- a CDS encoding ABC transporter permease, which yields MNHLPLILKREYLTKVRNKSFIIMTFLSPIIFIALIAFVAYLTQLNNDKVRVISVLDESETVQNVFKNTEHTTYNILQGMSLEDAKALVLQTEGTGLLHIHQLENKTIDSQHITFYSEEAPSLSLISEIENKVEKRLTNIKLQENGVDVEMINNSKVKITIAQESFEGEKTSKVDSVIKLIFGGAAGYLLFMFIIIYGNMIMRSVIEEKTSRIIEVIISSVKPMQLMLGKILGTSLAGITQVVIWIIFGGILTMVASLVFGVDMGEMQTPQQQVMQQAMDHPEVSSQAQNIANAFYHLPLTNLIIAFILFFIGGYLFYSSLYAAIGAAVDNETDTQQFMMPIIMPLILAVYIGFFTVIEDPHGTVSTVFSFIPLTSPVVMLMRIPFGVPLWQQILSLTLLIATFITTVWFASKIYRVGILMYGKKPTYKELIKWIKY from the coding sequence ATGAACCACTTACCGCTAATTTTAAAACGCGAATACTTAACAAAAGTTAGAAATAAATCTTTTATTATCATGACTTTTTTGAGTCCGATAATATTTATCGCACTCATTGCCTTTGTGGCCTATCTCACTCAATTGAATAATGATAAAGTTCGTGTCATTTCTGTATTAGACGAATCAGAAACCGTTCAAAATGTATTTAAAAACACCGAGCATACAACCTATAATATTCTTCAAGGAATGTCGCTTGAAGATGCAAAAGCTTTGGTATTACAAACCGAAGGTACAGGGCTGTTACATATCCATCAGTTAGAAAATAAAACGATAGACTCACAACATATTACGTTTTATTCCGAAGAAGCACCTTCATTAAGTTTAATTTCAGAAATTGAAAATAAAGTTGAAAAGCGCCTAACAAATATCAAACTTCAGGAAAATGGGGTTGATGTTGAGATGATTAACAATTCAAAAGTAAAAATAACCATCGCTCAAGAAAGTTTTGAAGGTGAAAAAACTTCAAAAGTAGATAGTGTTATCAAACTCATTTTTGGAGGTGCTGCAGGTTACTTGTTGTTCATGTTTATTATTATTTATGGCAATATGATTATGCGTAGCGTTATAGAGGAGAAAACGAGCCGCATTATTGAAGTTATCATTTCCTCTGTAAAACCTATGCAACTTATGCTGGGAAAAATTTTAGGGACATCTTTAGCAGGCATCACGCAAGTGGTTATTTGGATTATATTTGGAGGTATTTTAACCATGGTGGCCTCCTTAGTTTTTGGCGTTGATATGGGTGAAATGCAAACACCACAGCAGCAAGTTATGCAACAAGCTATGGACCATCCAGAAGTAAGCTCGCAAGCACAAAATATTGCCAATGCTTTTTATCACTTACCTTTAACAAATTTAATAATAGCTTTTATTCTGTTTTTTATTGGAGGTTATTTATTTTACAGCTCGCTTTATGCTGCCATTGGAGCCGCTGTTGATAACGAAACCGATACTCAGCAGTTTATGATGCCTATTATAATGCCTTTAATATTAGCGGTATATATTGGTTTCTTTACGGTAATAGAGGATCCTCACGGAACGGTTTCAACCGTGTTTTCATTTATACCGTTAACATCGCCGGTAGTAATGCTTATGCGTATCCCTTTTGGTGTGCCCCTTTGGCAACAAATTTTGTCATTAACCTTATTAATTGCTACGTTTATTACTACAGTTTGGTTTGCTTCAAAAATTTATCGTGTAGGTATTTTGATGTATGGAAAAAAGCCAACTTACAAGGAGTTAATTAAATGGATTAAGTATTAA
- a CDS encoding ABC transporter ATP-binding protein, translating into MSNLLEVNKVSKHFGDFRALNDVSVSVPEGSIFGLLGPNGAGKTTLIRIVNQITMPDEGTVHLGGELLNQHHIKDIGYLPEERGLYKSMKVGAQALYLAQLKGLSKTEANKRLHYWFERLEIGDWWNKKIQELSKGMAQKIQFVVTVLHQPKLLIFDEPFSGFDPINANLIKDEILRLREEGATVIFSTHRMESVEELCDDIALINKSNKILDGKLVDIKRAYKSNTFEVGIRAEDKEKLRLELHDKFNVSRAQFKTLDDELKLNIKLDKEDKPNDLLNYLTSRGEVSHFVELIPSVNDIFIQTVKNN; encoded by the coding sequence ATGAGTAATTTATTAGAGGTTAATAAGGTCTCGAAGCATTTTGGAGACTTTAGAGCCTTAAATGATGTTTCTGTTTCGGTGCCCGAAGGCAGTATTTTTGGTTTATTAGGGCCAAATGGTGCGGGTAAAACCACCTTAATACGTATTGTAAATCAAATAACCATGCCAGATGAAGGAACGGTACATTTGGGAGGTGAATTACTCAATCAACATCATATTAAGGATATTGGGTATTTGCCAGAAGAGCGTGGTTTGTACAAATCGATGAAAGTAGGAGCGCAAGCGTTATACTTAGCACAACTTAAAGGTTTAAGCAAAACTGAAGCTAATAAACGACTTCATTATTGGTTTGAGCGCCTAGAAATTGGCGATTGGTGGAACAAAAAAATCCAAGAACTTTCTAAAGGGATGGCTCAAAAAATTCAATTTGTCGTGACCGTTTTACACCAACCAAAACTATTAATTTTTGATGAGCCATTTTCAGGTTTTGATCCTATAAATGCCAATTTAATTAAGGATGAAATTTTACGCTTGCGCGAAGAAGGTGCAACGGTCATCTTTTCAACCCATCGCATGGAATCTGTGGAAGAGCTTTGCGATGATATCGCCTTAATAAATAAGTCTAATAAAATTCTGGACGGTAAATTAGTAGATATCAAAAGAGCCTATAAAAGCAATACCTTTGAAGTGGGTATACGAGCGGAAGATAAGGAAAAACTAAGATTGGAATTGCATGATAAATTCAATGTGTCTAGAGCCCAATTTAAAACCCTTGATGACGAATTAAAATTGAATATTAAATTAGATAAGGAAGATAAACCAAACGACTTACTTAACTATTTAACTTCAAGAGGGGAAGTTTCTCATTTTGTAGAATTAATTCCTAGTGTTAACGATATTTTTATTCAAACCGTAAAGAATAACTAA
- a CDS encoding transposase → MEQESILSIVSRFGTQKACIEHLESIRWPNGPVCTHCGSMHIHNRKNSNRHLCRDCNSSFSVTVDTIMHASKLPLPKWFAAIFLIVNAKKRISSL, encoded by the coding sequence ATGGAACAAGAATCAATACTTTCAATCGTCTCACGTTTTGGTACTCAGAAAGCGTGTATAGAGCACCTTGAGTCTATTCGTTGGCCTAATGGGCCTGTTTGCACTCATTGTGGAAGCATGCATATTCATAATCGAAAAAATTCAAATAGACATTTGTGCAGGGACTGTAATAGTTCTTTTAGCGTTACGGTAGACACTATAATGCACGCTTCAAAATTACCATTACCCAAATGGTTTGCAGCAATATTTTTAATTGTTAATGCTAAAAAAAGGATTTCTTCACTATAA